A part of Streptomyces sp. DSM 40750 genomic DNA contains:
- the glmS gene encoding glutamine--fructose-6-phosphate transaminase (isomerizing) codes for MCGIVGYIGKRDVAPLLLEGLQRLEYRGYDSAGIVVTSPKTAGLKMVKAKGRVRDLEAKVPARFKGTTGIAHTRWATHGAPSDVNAHPHMSADSKVAVVHNGIIDNASDLRRKLEADGVEFLSETDTEVLTHLIARSQAETLEEKVRQALRIVEGTYGIAVMHADFNDRIVVARNGSPVVLGIGEKEMFVASDIAALVTHTRQIVTLDDGEMATLKADDFRTYTTEGTRTTAEPTTVEWEAASYDMGGHDTYMHKEIHEQADAVDRVLRGRIDDRFSTVHLGGLNLDAREARQIRRVKILGCGTSYHAGMIGAQMIEELARIPADAEPASEFRYRNAVVDPDTLYIAVSQSGETYDVLAAVQELKRKGARVLGVVNVVGSAIAREADGGIYVHAGPEVCVVSTKCFTNTTVAFALLALHLGRTRDLSVRDGKRIIAGLRKLPAQIAEMLEQEEEIKKLAQEYAEARSMLFIGRVRGYPVAREASLKLKEVSYIHAEAYPASELKHGPLALIEPALPTVAIVPDDDLLEKNRAALEEIKARSGRILAVAHRDQEKADQTIIVPKNEDELDPILMGIPLQLLAYHTALALGRDIDKPRNLAKSVTVE; via the coding sequence ATGTGCGGAATTGTCGGCTACATCGGCAAGCGCGATGTGGCGCCGCTGCTCCTTGAGGGCCTGCAGCGCCTGGAGTACCGGGGTTACGACTCGGCGGGCATAGTCGTCACCTCGCCCAAGACGGCCGGCCTGAAGATGGTCAAGGCCAAGGGCCGGGTCCGCGACCTGGAGGCCAAGGTCCCCGCGCGCTTCAAGGGAACCACCGGCATCGCCCACACCCGCTGGGCCACCCACGGCGCCCCCTCCGACGTCAACGCGCACCCGCACATGTCGGCCGACAGCAAGGTCGCCGTCGTCCACAACGGCATCATCGACAACGCCTCCGACCTGCGGAGGAAGCTCGAAGCGGACGGCGTCGAGTTCCTCTCCGAGACGGACACCGAGGTCCTGACCCACCTCATCGCCCGCTCCCAGGCGGAGACCCTGGAGGAGAAGGTCCGCCAGGCGCTGCGCATCGTCGAGGGCACGTACGGCATCGCCGTCATGCACGCCGACTTCAACGACCGCATCGTCGTCGCCCGCAACGGCTCCCCCGTCGTCCTCGGCATCGGCGAGAAGGAGATGTTCGTCGCCTCGGACATAGCCGCTCTGGTCACCCACACCCGCCAGATCGTCACCCTCGACGACGGCGAGATGGCCACCCTCAAGGCCGACGACTTCCGCACGTACACGACGGAGGGCACCCGCACCACGGCGGAGCCCACCACCGTGGAGTGGGAGGCGGCCTCGTACGACATGGGCGGCCACGACACGTACATGCACAAGGAGATCCACGAGCAGGCCGACGCCGTGGACCGCGTGCTGCGCGGCCGCATCGACGACCGTTTCTCCACCGTGCACCTCGGCGGCCTCAACCTGGACGCCCGCGAGGCGCGCCAGATCCGTCGGGTGAAGATCCTGGGCTGCGGCACCTCGTACCACGCGGGCATGATCGGCGCCCAGATGATCGAGGAGCTGGCCCGCATCCCCGCGGACGCCGAGCCGGCGTCGGAGTTCCGCTACCGCAACGCGGTGGTGGACCCCGACACCCTGTACATCGCCGTCTCCCAGTCCGGTGAGACGTACGACGTCCTGGCGGCCGTCCAGGAGCTGAAGCGCAAGGGCGCGCGGGTCCTGGGCGTGGTGAACGTCGTCGGCTCGGCGATCGCCCGCGAGGCGGACGGCGGCATCTACGTCCACGCGGGCCCCGAGGTCTGCGTCGTCTCCACGAAGTGCTTCACCAACACGACGGTGGCCTTCGCACTCCTCGCCCTGCACCTGGGCCGCACCCGCGACCTCTCCGTCCGGGACGGCAAGCGGATCATCGCGGGCCTGCGCAAGCTCCCCGCCCAGATCGCCGAGATGCTGGAGCAGGAGGAGGAGATCAAGAAGCTGGCCCAGGAGTACGCCGAGGCCCGCTCGATGCTCTTCATCGGCCGCGTCCGGGGCTACCCGGTGGCCCGCGAGGCCTCCCTGAAGCTCAAGGAGGTCTCGTACATCCACGCCGAGGCCTACCCCGCCTCCGAGCTCAAGCACGGCCCGCTGGCTCTCATCGAGCCCGCCCTCCCGACGGTCGCCATCGTCCCCGACGACGACCTCCTGGAGAAGAACCGCGCCGCCCTGGAGGAGATCAAGGCCCGCAGCGGCAGGATCCTCGCCGTGGCCCACCGCGACCAGGAGAAGGCCGACCAGACGATCATCGTCCCCAAGAACGAGGACGAACTGGACCCGATCCTCATGGGCATCCCCCTCCAACTCCTCGCGTACCACACGGCATTGGCCCTGGGTCGCGACATCGACAAGCCGCGCAACCTGGCGAAGTCGGTGACGGTGGAGTAG
- a CDS encoding serine/threonine protein kinase produces MENLGGGESAGGHPLLGVDRIEGPLRAYLSRIGEVFRAFEKQDSGCLAYGVVVPGDGGDERWFVKRAAGGAVGLRALKRAWAFHRAVRHPVIVPQVHRIALREGGGDSLAVVMPWRDGEVLYHPAERGRRDRTTPGSPMARFRALPVARIEAALARVLDAHLAVEAAGHVAVDLYDGALLYDFTAHEMHLVDLDGYRPGPFVLDAERLPGSTRFMAPEEFERGATIDIRTTVYVLGRTARLLLDAGDEERAWRGTAAQLAVLERAMAPDPGERFADVGELTSAWRRAGCSGGS; encoded by the coding sequence ATGGAGAACCTTGGTGGTGGGGAAAGCGCGGGTGGCCACCCGCTGTTGGGCGTGGACCGGATCGAGGGCCCGCTACGGGCGTACCTGTCCCGGATCGGTGAAGTGTTCCGGGCGTTCGAGAAGCAGGACTCGGGGTGTCTGGCGTACGGCGTGGTGGTGCCGGGCGATGGCGGTGATGAGCGGTGGTTCGTGAAGAGGGCGGCGGGCGGTGCCGTGGGTCTTCGGGCGCTGAAGCGGGCGTGGGCCTTTCACCGGGCCGTGCGGCACCCGGTGATCGTTCCGCAGGTGCACCGGATCGCCCTCAGGGAGGGCGGCGGTGACAGTCTGGCCGTGGTCATGCCCTGGAGGGACGGGGAAGTGCTGTACCACCCGGCTGAGCGAGGCAGGCGCGACCGTACGACCCCGGGCAGTCCCATGGCCCGCTTCCGGGCCCTGCCCGTCGCCCGGATCGAGGCGGCCCTCGCCCGCGTCCTCGACGCCCACCTCGCGGTGGAGGCCGCCGGGCACGTCGCCGTGGACCTCTACGACGGTGCCCTGCTCTACGACTTCACGGCGCATGAGATGCACCTGGTCGATCTCGATGGATACCGGCCCGGGCCTTTCGTGCTGGACGCCGAGCGGCTGCCGGGCTCCACTCGCTTCATGGCACCGGAGGAGTTCGAGCGCGGCGCCACCATCGACATCCGCACCACGGTGTACGTACTGGGCCGCACGGCCCGGCTGCTGCTCGACGCGGGGGACGAGGAGCGCGCCTGGCGGGGGACGGCAGCCCAGCTGGCAGTGCTGGAGAGGGCCATGGCCCCCGATCCCGGTGAACGCTTCGCGGATGTGGGGGAGCTCACGAGCGCCTGGCGGAGGGCTGGGTGCTCCGGCGGGTCGTGA
- a CDS encoding beta-N-acetylhexosaminidase, with protein sequence MRPHHRSTRLLGSLLLVVAGIFAVGVAPVSENADAVTIPLGRVIPAPASVEAGGSPYRMTSGTHIVVDGGPEVRRIGEYLAGILRPSTGYRLPVTERQAAGIRLRLAPGEAALGQEGYRLDSGRSGVTLTARAPAGLFHGVQTLRQLLPAAVEKDSVRPGPWLVAGGTIEDTPRYGWRGAMLDVSRHFFTVGQVRRYIDQLALYKFNKLHLHLSDDQGWRIAIDSWPRLATYGGSTQVGGGPGGFYTKADYKEIVRYAASRHLEVVPEIDMPGHTNAALASYAELNCDGVAPPLYTGTEVGFSSLCVDKGVTYDFVDDVVRELAALTPGRHLHIGGDEAHSTSHEEYVKFMDRVQPVVERYGKTVIGWHQLTGATPARGALAQYWGLDSTSAEEKEQVAAAARNGTGIILSPADRIYLDMKYDKDTPLGLDWAGYVDVRRSYDWDPGDYLAGVPAAAVRGVEAPLWTETIATSADVEYMAFPRLPGVAELGWSAGSALDWEGYWVRLAAQGPRWEALGVGYFRAPEVPWPAR encoded by the coding sequence GTGAGACCGCACCACAGATCGACCCGCCTTCTCGGTTCGCTGCTGCTCGTGGTGGCCGGGATCTTCGCTGTGGGAGTCGCACCCGTGTCCGAGAACGCCGACGCCGTCACGATCCCGCTCGGTCGGGTGATACCGGCCCCCGCCTCGGTCGAGGCGGGCGGATCGCCGTACCGGATGACGAGCGGTACGCACATCGTCGTGGACGGCGGGCCCGAGGTCCGCCGGATCGGGGAGTACCTCGCGGGGATCCTGCGGCCGTCGACCGGGTACCGGCTGCCCGTGACCGAGCGTCAGGCGGCCGGAATACGCCTGCGGTTGGCCCCCGGGGAGGCGGCTCTCGGCCAGGAGGGCTACCGGCTCGACAGCGGGCGCTCCGGCGTCACCCTCACCGCCCGCGCGCCCGCCGGGCTCTTCCACGGCGTGCAGACCCTGCGGCAGTTGCTGCCCGCCGCCGTCGAGAAGGACTCCGTGCGGCCGGGGCCGTGGCTCGTCGCCGGCGGCACGATCGAGGACACCCCGCGCTACGGCTGGCGCGGCGCGATGCTGGACGTCTCCCGGCACTTCTTCACCGTCGGCCAGGTCAGGCGCTACATCGACCAGTTGGCCCTCTACAAGTTCAACAAGCTGCACCTCCACCTCTCCGACGACCAGGGCTGGCGCATCGCGATCGACTCCTGGCCGCGCCTGGCCACGTACGGCGGTTCCACGCAGGTCGGCGGCGGCCCCGGCGGCTTCTACACGAAGGCCGACTACAAGGAGATCGTCCGGTACGCCGCCTCCCGCCATCTGGAGGTCGTCCCCGAGATCGACATGCCCGGCCACACCAACGCGGCGCTCGCCTCCTACGCCGAGCTGAACTGCGACGGCGTCGCGCCCCCGCTCTACACCGGCACCGAGGTCGGCTTCAGCTCCCTCTGCGTCGACAAGGGCGTGACGTACGACTTCGTGGACGACGTCGTACGGGAACTGGCCGCGCTCACTCCGGGGCGCCATCTCCACATCGGCGGCGACGAGGCGCACTCCACCAGCCACGAGGAGTACGTCAAGTTCATGGACCGGGTGCAGCCGGTCGTCGAGCGGTACGGCAAGACCGTGATCGGCTGGCACCAGCTGACCGGGGCCACTCCGGCGCGGGGCGCGCTCGCGCAGTACTGGGGGCTGGACAGTACGAGCGCCGAGGAGAAGGAGCAGGTCGCGGCGGCCGCGCGGAACGGGACGGGGATCATCCTCTCGCCCGCCGACCGGATATACCTTGACATGAAGTACGACAAGGACACCCCGCTGGGGCTCGACTGGGCGGGATACGTGGACGTGCGGCGGTCGTACGACTGGGATCCGGGTGACTATCTGGCGGGGGTGCCGGCGGCGGCTGTCAGGGGCGTTGAGGCGCCGTTGTGGACGGAGACGATCGCGACGTCGGCGGATGTTGAGTACATGGCGTTCCCGAGGCTGCCGGGGGTTGCCGAGCTGGGATGGTCTGCGGGGTCCGCGCTCGACTGGGAGGGGTATTGGGTGCGGCTTGCCGCGCAGGGGCCGCGGTGGGAGGCGCTCGGGGTCGGGTACTTCCGGGCGCCGGAGGTGCCCTGGCCTGCGCGGTAG
- a CDS encoding IucA/IucC family protein: MTLSDAVAHLSPHRWARANRLLIRKALAEFAHERLITPEATADGRFEVRSDDGLTRYGFTAVRRALDHWQVDADSISRQRDGVDLPLAALDFFIELKRSLGLSDEILPVYLEEISSTLSGTCYKLTKPQTPVAELVDGGFQAIETGMTEGHPCFVANNGRLGFGVHEYLSYAPETASPVKLVWLAAHRSRAAFTAGVGIEYEAFLRDELGAETVARFNSVLTEQELDPADYLFIPVHPWQWWNKLTVTFAAEVAQRNLVCLGEGDDEYIAQQSIRTFFNSSSPEKHYVKTALSVLNMGFMRGLSAAYMEATPAINDWLAGLIDNDPVLKSTGLSIIRERAAVGYRHLEYEAATDKYSAYRKMLAALWRESPVAGLREGESLATMASLVHVDHEGNGFAAALIERSGLTPKEWLRRYLKAYFTPLLHSFYAYDLVFMPHGENVILVIKDGAVERAIYKDIAEEIAVMDPQAVLPPTVERLRVEVPEDKKLLSIFTDVFDCYFRFLAANLAEEGVLEEEEFWRTVAETVRDYQHSMPELADKFAQYDMFAPEFALSCLNRLQLRDNKQMVDLADPAGALQLVGNLKNPIAGL; this comes from the coding sequence ATGACCCTGTCCGATGCCGTAGCGCATCTGTCCCCCCACCGCTGGGCACGGGCCAACCGCCTGCTCATCCGCAAAGCCCTCGCCGAGTTCGCCCATGAGCGGCTCATCACGCCGGAGGCCACCGCCGACGGCCGCTTCGAGGTGCGCAGCGACGACGGTCTGACCCGCTACGGGTTCACCGCCGTCCGCCGCGCCCTCGACCACTGGCAGGTCGACGCCGACTCGATCTCCCGTCAACGAGACGGCGTCGACCTCCCCCTCGCCGCCCTGGACTTCTTCATCGAGCTGAAGCGGTCCCTGGGCCTGAGCGACGAGATCCTCCCGGTCTATCTGGAGGAGATCTCCTCCACCCTCTCCGGCACCTGCTACAAGCTCACCAAGCCGCAGACGCCGGTCGCCGAGCTGGTGGACGGCGGTTTCCAGGCCATCGAGACCGGGATGACCGAGGGCCACCCCTGCTTCGTCGCCAACAACGGCCGCCTCGGCTTCGGCGTCCACGAGTACCTGTCGTACGCGCCCGAGACCGCGAGCCCGGTGAAGCTGGTCTGGCTGGCCGCGCACCGCTCGCGGGCGGCGTTCACGGCGGGCGTGGGCATCGAGTACGAGGCGTTCCTGCGGGACGAACTGGGCGCCGAGACGGTCGCCCGCTTCAACTCCGTCCTCACCGAGCAGGAGTTGGACCCCGCCGACTACCTCTTCATCCCCGTCCACCCCTGGCAGTGGTGGAACAAGCTCACCGTCACCTTCGCCGCCGAGGTCGCCCAGCGGAACCTCGTGTGCCTCGGTGAGGGCGACGACGAGTACATCGCCCAGCAGTCGATCCGCACGTTCTTCAACAGCTCCAGCCCCGAGAAGCACTATGTGAAGACGGCCCTGTCCGTCCTCAACATGGGCTTCATGCGCGGCCTCTCGGCGGCGTACATGGAGGCGACCCCGGCCATCAACGACTGGCTCGCCGGTCTCATCGACAACGACCCGGTCCTGAAGTCGACGGGCCTGTCGATCATCCGCGAGCGCGCCGCCGTCGGCTACCGGCACCTGGAGTACGAGGCCGCCACCGACAAGTACTCCGCGTACCGCAAGATGCTGGCCGCGCTGTGGCGCGAGAGCCCGGTGGCCGGATTGCGGGAGGGTGAGTCGCTGGCGACCATGGCCTCCCTGGTCCACGTCGACCACGAGGGCAACGGCTTCGCCGCCGCGCTGATCGAACGCTCGGGCCTGACCCCGAAGGAGTGGCTGCGCCGCTATCTGAAGGCGTACTTCACCCCACTTCTGCACAGCTTCTACGCCTACGACCTCGTCTTCATGCCGCATGGCGAGAACGTCATCCTCGTCATCAAGGACGGTGCCGTCGAGCGCGCGATCTACAAGGACATCGCCGAGGAGATCGCGGTCATGGACCCGCAGGCGGTGCTCCCGCCGACGGTCGAGCGACTGCGCGTCGAGGTCCCCGAGGACAAGAAGCTCCTGTCCATCTTCACGGACGTCTTCGACTGCTACTTCCGCTTCCTCGCCGCCAACCTCGCCGAGGAAGGCGTCCTGGAGGAGGAGGAGTTCTGGCGCACGGTCGCCGAGACCGTACGCGACTACCAGCACTCGATGCCCGAACTCGCCGACAAGTTCGCCCAGTACGACATGTTCGCCCCCGAGTTCGCGCTGTCCTGCCTCAACCGCCTCCAACTGCGCGACAACAAGCAGATGGTCGACCTGGCGGACCCGGCGGGCGCGCTGCAACTCGTCGGCAACCTGAAGAACCCCATCGCGGGCCTGTAG
- a CDS encoding DUF4429 domain-containing protein: MAEILQRDGAWTFDGDTLRLTPGRDKSVSLLRKTLGELSVPLGALAGISFEQGRKSGRLRLRLRDGSDPLLQATGGRLADSNDPYQLSVESDRYGVAEYFVDEIRNALLLDQVPADAVDAYLLAGPAVPLSVSAGDGTASFDGEHIRLEWNWKTEDAKAAAGTRTLPLPDIAAVEWHPSVGLENGYLRFTVRNAPTKAPPKYDPNSVELWGFKKDPLMALIAAAVQARLPHPAAPAPKQLTGPPRAEPDRQAPDEDHDALLRRLRELGDLHKSGVLTDEEFTMAKQAVLRRM; the protein is encoded by the coding sequence ATGGCGGAAATCCTCCAGCGGGACGGCGCGTGGACCTTCGACGGCGACACCCTGCGGCTGACCCCCGGCCGCGACAAGAGCGTGAGCCTGCTCCGCAAGACCCTGGGTGAACTCTCCGTCCCGCTGGGCGCGTTGGCGGGGATCTCCTTCGAGCAGGGCAGGAAGTCGGGTCGGCTGCGACTGCGGCTGCGCGACGGGTCGGACCCGCTTCTCCAGGCGACCGGGGGCCGGCTCGCCGACTCCAACGACCCGTACCAGCTGAGCGTCGAGTCGGACCGGTACGGCGTCGCCGAGTACTTCGTGGACGAGATCCGCAACGCGCTGCTCCTGGACCAGGTGCCGGCCGACGCGGTCGACGCGTACCTCCTCGCCGGCCCCGCCGTCCCGCTCTCGGTCTCCGCCGGGGACGGCACCGCGAGCTTCGACGGCGAGCACATACGCCTGGAGTGGAACTGGAAGACGGAGGACGCGAAGGCCGCCGCCGGCACGCGGACGCTGCCGCTGCCGGACATCGCGGCCGTGGAGTGGCACCCCTCGGTCGGCCTGGAGAACGGCTACCTCCGCTTCACCGTGCGGAACGCGCCGACCAAGGCCCCGCCCAAGTACGACCCCAACTCCGTCGAGCTGTGGGGCTTCAAGAAGGACCCGCTGATGGCCCTGATCGCGGCGGCCGTACAGGCCCGGCTGCCGCACCCGGCGGCCCCGGCACCGAAGCAGCTGACCGGGCCGCCCCGGGCGGAGCCGGACCGGCAGGCCCCCGACGAGGACCACGACGCCCTGCTGCGCCGCCTGCGCGAACTCGGCGACCTCCACAAGTCGGGCGTCCTCACGGACGAGGAGTTCACCATGGCCAAGCAGGCGGTACTGAGGCGGATGTGA
- a CDS encoding universal stress protein → MAGHEFFDSADRKRRPVADPTAADPLAAEEARPSCDPAFKHGVVVGFDGSTSSERALAYAVGMARRSGSGLIIVHVANRLPTTVWAGCEPPVFVDVPDHRTEVLGLELACADYLAEVPWILVERGGDICHELEEVGREYEADAIVVGSTHGIVGRLFGSVAGRLAKRAQRPVIVIP, encoded by the coding sequence ATGGCCGGTCACGAATTCTTCGACTCCGCGGACCGCAAGCGGCGGCCCGTCGCCGATCCCACGGCGGCCGACCCCCTGGCGGCGGAAGAGGCACGCCCCTCCTGCGACCCCGCTTTCAAGCACGGCGTCGTCGTCGGCTTCGACGGTTCGACGTCCAGTGAACGCGCCCTCGCGTACGCCGTCGGCATGGCCCGCCGCTCCGGCTCGGGCCTGATCATCGTGCATGTCGCCAACCGGCTGCCCACGACCGTGTGGGCCGGCTGCGAGCCGCCCGTCTTCGTCGACGTCCCCGATCACCGGACCGAGGTCCTCGGCCTTGAGCTCGCCTGTGCCGACTATCTCGCCGAGGTGCCCTGGATCCTCGTCGAGCGCGGCGGCGACATCTGCCATGAACTCGAAGAGGTGGGGCGGGAGTACGAGGCCGACGCGATCGTCGTCGGGTCCACGCACGGGATCGTCGGCCGCCTCTTCGGCTCGGTCGCCGGGCGGCTCGCCAAGCGCGCGCAGCGGCCCGTCATCGTCATCCCCTGA
- the orn gene encoding oligoribonuclease has translation MNDRMVWIDCEMTGLSLSDDALIEVAALVTDSELNVLGEGVDIVVRPPDSALETMPEVVRHMHTASGLLDALPGGTTLADAEAQVLAYVREHVKEPGKAPLCGNSVGTDRGFLLRDMPTLEDYLHYRIVDVSSVKELARRWYPRAYFNSPEKNGNHRALADIRESIAELRYYREAIFVPQPGPDSDRARTIAAKHVLPAM, from the coding sequence ATGAACGATCGCATGGTGTGGATCGACTGCGAGATGACCGGCCTCTCGCTGTCCGACGACGCGCTCATCGAGGTGGCCGCCCTCGTCACCGACTCCGAGCTGAACGTGCTCGGGGAAGGCGTCGACATCGTCGTCCGCCCGCCGGACTCGGCGCTGGAGACCATGCCGGAGGTGGTGCGCCACATGCACACCGCGTCCGGCCTCCTCGACGCCCTGCCCGGCGGCACGACGCTCGCCGACGCCGAGGCGCAGGTCCTGGCGTACGTACGGGAACACGTGAAGGAGCCGGGCAAGGCACCCTTGTGCGGCAACTCGGTGGGCACGGACCGAGGCTTCCTGCTCCGGGACATGCCGACGCTGGAGGACTACCTCCACTACCGGATCGTGGATGTCTCCTCGGTCAAGGAACTGGCCCGCCGCTGGTACCCCCGGGCGTACTTCAACAGCCCCGAGAAGAACGGCAACCACCGGGCCCTGGCGGACATCCGTGAATCCATCGCCGAACTCCGCTACTACCGCGAGGCGATCTTCGTCCCGCAGCCCGGCCCCGACTCGGACAGGGCACGCACGATCGCCGCGAAGCACGTCCTGCCCGCGATGTAG